CCGCGGCGGCGCCGCCACCTTGTCCGAGCTGGCCTCCGACACCGGGATCCACCCCACGAAGCGCTCCAACCTCCGGCGGGTCATGCGGGTGCTCACCACCACCGGGGTATTCTCCATTGTCCAAGGCAAAGGCAGCAACGACCACGCCGGTGATGGCGCTGCGTATTACAAGCTCACGCGGGTCTCCCGGCTCCTTGTCGAGAGATCACCGCACAACCTGTCCCCGATGGTGGGCACCATCGTCAACACGTTATGCTGGACCTCTCTCCTCAAAATGCCCGAGTGGTTTACCCAAGGCCAAGAGGGAGAGTCGGCACAGTCGCACTCGCTCGTCCAGCTGGCCAACGGCTGCACGTTCTGGGACACCACCAAGGTCGATGGCGGCTTGTTCAACGACGGCATGGCCGCGGACAGCCGCATCGCCATGAAGGTCCTGTTGAAGGAGCACGGCGGAGCGTTCGGGGAAGTGAAAAGCTCGCTGGTGGACATCGGCGGCAACCATGGCGCCACCGCGTCGGCCGTGGCGAGAGCGTTCCCGCACCTCAAGTGCAGCGTTCTGGACCTCCCACACGTCGTCGCCGCGGCTCCCGCCAGCGACATTTTGACCTTCGTCGCCGGAAATATGTTCGAGTATGTCCCACCTGCGGATGCTGTTCTACTCAaggtaatttttttttattttttttttggaTATGTTCTTGTTTTTTCTGCTGGTCTACTATGCTAATGGGATATAATATGTATGTTTGGTTCCAGTGGATTTTGCATGACTGGAAACACGAAGATTGCGTCAAGATAATGCGCCGGTGCAAGGAAGCGATCCCAACGAAAGAAGCCGGAGGAAAGGTGATAATCATCGACATGGTGGTGGGATATCCGGTGACTCAGCCCAACCATTCCAAAGAGGCGCAGGTTTTGTTAGATATTTACATGATGGGCTCCGATGGAATGGAGCGAGAGGAAAACGAGTGGAGCTTGATTTTCTCCGAAGCCGGGTTCAGCGACTACAAGATCACTCCAACCAATGGGATTTGATCAATTATCGAAGTATACCCTTAAATGTACTTACTTCCACTTCGGAGATACTATCTCCTTCCGTCCGTACGTGTTTATTAGTCTTGCACGTGTAATTAACTTGGTAAATTAGCAGCCAAGATACACGTGCAAGACTTATAAACTGGAAAGGAAGGAGTCGTCATTTGATTTGTAATAAATCTCACCAGGAACTCTCTGTATTATTGCATTTAAGTTTTACTTTTTGTTTATAGATTTTTCAAATTTGCTTCTCTTTAGTTTATTTCATTTTTTCCACTCATTGTACCAATCCTATGAAATCTACATAAATTGTTCTTT
The window above is part of the Triticum aestivum cultivar Chinese Spring unplaced genomic scaffold, IWGSC CS RefSeq v2.1 scaffold175558, whole genome shotgun sequence genome. Proteins encoded here:
- the LOC123177925 gene encoding acetylserotonin O-methyltransferase 1; the encoded protein is MRVLTTTGVFSIVQGKGSNDHAGDGAAYYKLTRVSRLLVERSPHNLSPMVGTIVNTLCWTSLLKMPEWFTQGQEGESAQSHSLVQLANGCTFWDTTKVDGGLFNDGMAADSRIAMKVLLKEHGGAFGEVKSSLVDIGGNHGATASAVARAFPHLKCSVLDLPHVVAAAPASDILTFVAGNMFEYVPPADAVLLKWILHDWKHEDCVKIMRRCKEAIPTKEAGGKVIIIDMVVGYPVTQPNHSKEAQVLLDIYMMGSDGMEREENEWSLIFSEAGFSDYKITPTNGI